Proteins from a single region of Budorcas taxicolor isolate Tak-1 chromosome 7, Takin1.1, whole genome shotgun sequence:
- the LOC128050419 gene encoding olfactory receptor-like protein OLF4 has product MAQRNLTRPSEFLLLGFSEERELQPLIFGLFLSMYLITVFGNLLIILAISSDSHLHTPMYFFLSNLAFVDICFTSTTIPKMLWNIYIQSQVITYEACIIQVYFLMLFAGLDDFLLTVMAYDRFVAICHPLYYMVIMNPKVCRILVLVSWAISVLHSLLQTLMVLRLSFCGELEIPHYFCELNQMVQLACSDSFPNELVIYITAVLLAGGPLTGIFCSYTKIASSIHRISSAKGKYKAFSTCVSHLSVVSLFYCTSLGVYVSSAATHSSHSSATASMMYTVVTPMLNPFIYSLRNRDIKRALKTFFRMAAIKRTLVLR; this is encoded by the coding sequence ATGGCCCAAAGAAACTTAACAAGACCTTCAGAATTTCTTCTCCTGGGATTCTCAGAGGAACGAGAACTACAACCCCTCATATTTGGGCTTTTTCTCTCCATGTACCTGATCACTGTGTTTGGAAACCTGCTCATCATCTTGGCCATCAGCTCAgactcccacctccacacccccatgtacttcttcctctccaaccttGCTTTTGTAGACATCTgcttcacctccaccaccatccccaAAATGCTATGGAACATCTACATACAAAGCCAAGTTATAACCTATGAAGCCTGCATCATTCAGGTGTATTTTTTAATGCTGTTTGCAGGGTTAGATGACTTCCTCCTGACGGtaatggcctatgaccgctttgTAGCCATCTGCCACCCCCTGTACTACATGGTCATCatgaatccaaaagtctgtagAATTTTGGTTCTAGTTAGCTGGGCCATCAGTGTCCTGCATTCATTATTACAAACCTTAATGGTGTTGAGACTGTCCTTCTGTGGAGAGTTGGAAATCCCTCACTATTTCTGTGAACTCAATCAGATGGTCCAACTTGCCTGTTCTGACagctttcccaatgagttggtgatATACATCACAGCTGTGCTGCTAGCTGGTGGTCCCCTTACTGGAATATTTTGCTCTTACACTAAGATAGCATCTTCCATCCACAGAATCTCATCTGCTAAGggaaaatataaagcattttccaCCTGTGTATCTCACCTCTCTGTTGTCTCCTTATTTTATTGTACAAGCCTAGGAGTGTATGTTAGCTCTGCTGCTACCCACAGCTCCCATTCAAGTGCAACAGCATCAATGATGTACACTGTGGTCACACCCATGCTGAATCCTTTCATTTATAGTCTAAGGAATAGAGACATAAAGAGGGCTCTGAAGACATTTTTCAGAATGGCAGCTATAAAAAGGACACTTGTCCTGAGATAA
- the LOC128050421 gene encoding olfactory receptor 7A10-like, which produces MYLITVFGNMLIILTVSSDSHLHTPMYFFLSNLSFVDICFTSTTIPKMLWNIQTQSQVITYEDCIAQMFFFMLFAGLDIFLLTVMAYDRFVAICHPLHYTVIMNSKICGILVLVSWIIIVSLFYCTGLGVYLSSAATHSSHSTATISVMYIVVTPMLNPFIYSLRNKDIKRALNTFFRKGLLVFH; this is translated from the exons ATGTACCTGATCACCGTGTTTGGAAACATGCTCATAATCCTAACAGTCAGCTCAgactcccacctccacacccccatgtacttcttcctctccaacctgtcctttgtagacatctgtttcacctccaccaccatcccgAAGATGCTGTGGAACATCCAGACACAGAGCCAAGTTATAACTTATGAAGACTGCATCGCCCAGATGTTTTTTTTCATGCTATTTGCAGGGTTGGACATCTTCCTCCTGacagtgatggcctatgaccgttTCGTGGCCATCTGTCACCCCCTGCATTACACAGTCATCATGAACTCCAAAATATGTGGAATTTTGGTTCTGGTTAGCTGGATCATCA TTGTCTCCTTATTTTATTGCACAGGCTTAGGAGTGTACCTTAGCTCTGCTGCTACCCACAGCTCACATTCAACTGCAACAATATCAGTGATGTACATTGTGGTCacacccatgctgaaccccttcatctacaGTCTGAGGAACAAAGACATAAAGAGGGCTCTGAACACTTTCTTTAGAAAAGGGTTACTTGTCTTCCACTGA